The region TTCCGGTTTGGCGTTGATACGCTTCTTCTTGCATTCGATAGCGGCTTCAACAATCGCGGTGACCTGCATTTCCAGGATTTCTGGATAGGTCACGCTCAAGCGGCAACCACGGTGACCGAGCATCGGGTTCGACTCGTGCAGAGCGGCGACACGCGACTTAACCTTGGCCGGAGAAACACCGATCAAGCTCGCCATTTCCTTTTGGGCCTTGGCGTCGTGCGGCAGGAACTCGTGCAATGGCGGATCGAGCAGACGAACGGTAACTGGCAGGTTCTTCATGGCGGTGAAGATGCCGACGAAGTCTTCTCGCTGGAATGGCAGCAGCTTGGCAAGTGCGGCGCGGCGATCTTCTTCGCTTTCAGCAAGGATCATTTCACGCATGCTGGTGATACGATCTTCTTCGAAGAACATGTGTTCGGTACGGCAGAGACCGATACCTTCGGCACCGAAGTCACGAGCACGCTGCGAGTCGGCAGGTGTGTCGGCATTTGTACGAACGCCAAGCGTACGGTACTTGTCGGCCCACTTCATCACCTTAGCAAAGTCGCCCGACAGCTTTGGTTCACTGGTTTCGACTTCCCCGGCCATGACGTCGCCGGTCGAACCGTCGATCGAGATGATGTCGGAGTGCTTAAAGGTCTTGCCTCCGACTTTGATCTTGCGAGCCTTTTCGTCGATTTCGATTTCGCCAGCACCAGCAACACAGCAGCGGCCCCAACCACGAGCGACGACAGCAGCGTGACTGGTCATACCCCCGGTCGAAGTCAGGATGCCCACAGCGGAGTGCATACCGTCGATGTCTTCTGGGCTGGTTTCCTTACGGCAAAGGATCACGTTTTCGCCAGCGTGAGTACGTTCGACAGCTTCTTCCGCGGTGAAAGCCAAAGCGCCCACTGCAGCACCAGGCGATGCTGGAAGACCACGCGTCAGAACGTTTGCGTTCTTCTTCGATTCGGCAGTGAAGCTAGGCAGCAGAAGTTGGGTCAGGTCGTTCGCTGGAATACGCAGAAGAGCTGTTTCTTCGTCGATCAGCTTTTCCTTCACCATATCGCAGGCGATCTTCACGGCTGCAGCACCGGTTCGCTTGCCGGTACGTGTTTGCAGCATGAAGAGGTCACCCTTTTCGATGGTGAACTCGATGTCCTGAACGTCTTTGTAATGAGCTTCGAGCGTATCTTTGATTTCGAGCAGTTGTTTGTAAACCGCTTTGTTCCACTTGCTCATTTCTTCGACAGGCTGCGGGGTACGGATACCAGCCACAACGTCTTCGCCCTGAGCGTCGATCAAGAATTCGCCGTAGAACTTGTTTTCGCCGGTCGATGGGTTACGCGTGAACGCAACGCCGGTGCCGCTGTCTTGGCCCATGTTACCGTAAGCCATCGACTGAACATTAACGGCGGTTCCGAGCAGGCCACGGATGCCTTCCACTTCACGGTAGCGTACCGCACGCGTGGTATTCCACGACTTGAACACAGCTTCCACAGCCAGTTCCAACTGCTTCATTGGGTCCTGTGGAAAGTCTTCGCCGGTGTACTTTTGGTAGATCGCTTTGTACTCGTTGCAAAGTTCGATCAAACCTTCTGCTGGCACTTCGTTGTCCAGCTTGGCTTTGTACTTCTTCTTGATGGCGCTGAACGCTTCTTCGAAGTGTTCGCGATCAACTTCCATCACGACGTCGCCGAACATGTCGATCAAGCGGCGGTAAGCGTCGTAAGCGAATCGTTCGTTGTTGGTGGCGTTTGCCAAGCCGACAACCGATTCGTCGGTTAGACCGAGGTTCAGAATGGTGTTCATCATGCCCGGCATCGAAACGGCGGCACCGGAACGGACCGACATCAGAAGCGGGTTTTTGTTGTCGCCGAACTTCTTCTTAAGTTCTTTCTCCAGCGAAGCGATGGCGTCGTGGACTTCGTCCATCAAGCCCTTAGGAAGCTTTTGGCCTCCCTTGTAGTAATCGGCACAGACTTGCGTGGTGATCGTCATGCCGGGAGGCACTGGAAGACCGATCGCGGTCATTTCGGCCAAGTTCAGCCCTTTACCGCCAAGGATGTCCTTGCCGATCCCCTTACCTTCGGTCTTTGTCTTACCGAAGTAGTACACCATCTTTGAGGGCTTGGATTTCTTTGCCGTTTTCTTGGCCATGTTTGGAAACCTTTGAATGTCGCAAACGCTGGAGTGTTGATCGGTTAAGGGGGTGCCCTTCCAGGGAACTGACAGGTTCTGCCTGCGAGTTATTTACAGAAGGGCCGCAATTCATGCGAATATAAGCTGAAAAGTTTACTTGAGAATGCAAGCAAGCGTCAACCAGCCCTTATCTTACGCCGTTTAGCGGATCGGGATTTTCGGACTTCCTGCCCAATCAACCCCTACAGCCGTTTGGCGCGACTCAGGGGAAACGCGACAATGAACGAACTAAGGGAACGGCAGTTAGGATCTCGTTCACGTAGTGCCCACCCCGAATGTATTTGGACTCTAAACAGCAGATCGACGTGTTTGACGACGAAGACGATTACGACTACGAAGACCCTGTTGGCCCTGAAATGACCGCGCGAGAGCGTGCCGAGGGGTTTATCCGTACCGCGGTACTGTTCGAGTCGGCTTTAGCGTTCGTGGCAGTCGGTTTAGGCTGGCTTGTCGGCGTTGCCCCGTGGATCAGTACAAGCTGGGATACCGGCACCGCGGCAGCCATATTCGCGTCGATTGGCACTGGAGCACTTGCTACTTTGCCGCTACTAGCGGCATTTATGTGGCTTCAGTACGCCGAAATCGATTCGCTGAACGAGCTGCAAGAGTTCATGGATCGCCAAATTGTCCCTCTTTTCCGCGAAGCAACTTTGCTGGAACTTGGCCTCATTAGCCTTGCCGCAGGTCTTGGGGAAGAAGCCTTGTTTCGTGGCGTCATCCAAACCTATTTGCAACAGTTGATGGGAGCCGATGCCGGTCCAGCCGTGCCGATCCTATTAACCAGCCTGCTGTTTGGCGTGGTGCATTACGTTTCGAGGGAATACTTCATCATCACTGCGATTATGGGGGCATATCTCGGGATTTGGTTCTATTACACCGGAGATATCATCGTTCCAATCGTCATTCACACGCTGTACGATTGGTTCGCACTGGCTTACCTCAAAAAGATGGCGCCCGAGATGGAAGCGGAATCGGACGAAGCGTAATTGCAATTCGTCCGATGTTATCTGCGGCAATTGTTAGACGGCCGCAGCTCCCTTGTTTTCGTCCATGGCATTACGGAAGCGGTTGAACAGATATTCGCTATCGTGTGGGCCAGCCGAAGCTTCTGGATGATACTGCACGCTGAATGCTGGCAGTTCTTTGTGCTTTACCCCAGCGACCGTATTGTCGTTGAGATTGCGATGCGTGATTTCCAGGCAATCAGGAAGGCTTTCTTCCTCGACCGCGAAGCCATGGTTCTGGGACGTGATTTCAACTTTGTCGGTTCCAATGTCGAGAACCGGCTGGTTGGCACCGCGATGTCCAAACTTCAGCTTAAATGTTTTCGCGCCACACGCCAGCGATAGCAGTTGATGCCCCAAGCAAATACCGAAGATCGGCTTCTTGCCCAACAGGCCTTGGATAGTCTCAACCGGACCAGTCAGCGGTTCAGGATCGCCAGGTCCGTTCGACAGAAAAATACCATCGGGGTCATGGCTCAGGACTTCTTCGGCAGAAGCCGTTCCAGGAAGAACGGTTACCTTGCATCCCAAATCGCGAAGATGCCGTGGGATGTTCCATTTCATGCCGTAGTCTAAAGCTACAACGTGCAGGTCTTGGTCCTTACGGCTGCCCTCGGCACGGGTTTTGTCGCCCATTTTGATCCAAGGGCTGAGATCTTCTTCCCACATTTTTTGCTGCTCAGGTAGCACTTCCTGAACTAAGTTGCGGCCCACAAGTCCGGCACTTGCCTTCGCTTTTTCGACGAGCGATGCGTCGTCTAGATCAACACTGGAAAGGACCGCTTTCATCGAGCCTTGGGTACGAAGACGTCGCACCAGCGCACGTGTATCGATGTCGGACATGCCGACGACGTTGTTCTTCTTGAGAAACTCGTCGAGGGAGCCTTCCGAGCGAAAATTGCTAACCACACGGCTGGCTTCGCGGACAATGAAGCCTGCCATATGGATCTTGGCGCTCTCCATGTCTTCGGCATTTACACCGTAGTTGCCGATTTGAGGGTAGGTCATCGTCAAGATCTGACCACGATAGCTTGGATCGGTCAGGATCTCTTGATAGCCAGTCATCGAAGTGTTGAAGCATGCCTCGCCGGTAACTTCGCCGATGGCTCCAAACGCTTGGCCAGTAAAAACAGAACCATCTTCCAGAGCGAGTTTAGCAGGCTGCGTCATGTCGATTCGAGTTCTTCTATCAGGGTTCGCGATGGACGACCGAGGACGACTTCGGGAGAGAAACAGTGTCGCTTTTCGACACGACTAAAGTCTTCCCGAAGATGGGCCCGATACCAAAGAGTACGGCTGTGGGTCTCCAAGCGAAAGTTTGGACAGCCTTTGGGAAAGCACTTGTTTCGGCGAGCAGGTGCTTTCCTTTTTTTATGTCTAGGTTTAGGCCCTTAATGTAGGCAAATTTCCGCTATTATAGGCGAGTGACAGCAGTCGTACAGGGGCTAGTTTGGCGGGGAACCGGTATTCCGCAGCTTCCCTGTCGAGATTATCGCGGTGACGCGATCCAACGCTTGAAAAACGCCCTTTGCTGGGCAACTGTGGAGGGGACAACAGCTTCGTCTGTCCCAAAAGTCTCAACGAGATGCTCTTGTTCGGCCGCTCGTCCAATTTCCATCCGGTAGGCGACCATTCCTTGTCCCATGTCACGGCACATATTCGACGGGTAAACGTCTTCGCAAGCACCGTAGCATGCTGGTCGCCACCCAAGTGGTTCCAACTCTTCGCGGATTTGGCAGAGTGCGTCGAAGTAGTTCCAGTCGGTCGATTCAAACGTTCCGATCGAAGATTTAAGTGTGAGATTGCACCGACGTGGATCAGGCCGACCAGCCCGAAGAAGAAACTTGCCCATGCACGTCTCTTCGGAATCATGGACAAGTTGGATCTCAAATTCGCGTGCAGCCGTCACTGAATCGCCTTACGCGGTAACCGATTCTGATTCGGCTTCCTTGAGGCAGCCTTTGATCTGGCGAACAGCTTGGCGAAGTCGGTTTTCGTTCTCGACCAGGCTCAAACGCAGGTAACCTTCGCCGCTGGGGCCGAAGCCGCTTCCTGGGCTGACCGCAACGTCCCCTTTTTCGAGCAACATCATGGCAAAATCCATGGTGCTCATCCGTTTTTGCCATTCGTCTGGGATTTTGGCCCATACGAACATTCCCGCACGCGGTGGAGTCACATCCCAGCCAAGGCGATTTAGTCCGTCGACCAATGCATCTCGGCGGCCTTGGTAGATTTGGCTCTGTGCTTCAACGGCCGCGTCACCCTCGCGAAGGGCGATAATCGACGCGATCTGGATAGCTTGGAACATGCCGTAGTCGTAATAGCCCTTGATGGTACCCAGGCCACGGATCATCTCACGATTTCCTGCGCAATATCCAACACGCCACCCGGCCATGTTGTAGCCCTTGCTCATCGTGGTGAATTCCACCCCAACGTCGCTTGCCCCCGGAGCGGAAAGGAAGCTGGGCGGCTTGTAGCCATCGAATGCAACGTCAGCGTAAGCGAAGTCGCTAATCACCATCAGGCCATACTTCTTCGCGATTTTTACGACATCCACGAAGAATTCCGGCTCAACGGTTACCGTCGAGGGATTGTGCGGATAGCAAATAATCAGCAGTTTTGGCTTGGGATAGAGATGCTCGCACGTGTAAGCGATGTTCGAGAGGAACTTTTCGCTGTCCGCCACGTCCAGCGAAATCACGTTCCCAGAAGCCAATGCGACTGCGTAGGTGTGCACTGGGAAGTAAGGCGCTGGGACGATCGCTGTGTCGCCAGGCCCCATCATGGCCAAGCACATGTGCGAAAAGCCTTCTTTCGACCCCAGACAAACCATCACTTCGGATTCAGGATCGAGCCGAACGCCATACTTTTTCAAGTATTTGGCCGAAACCTCACGGCGTAAATTACGAATACCATTGGACTTGCTGTAACCATGGTTGCGGACATCCTTCACCGCTTCACACATCTTTTCCATGACGTAATCGGCCGGCGGATCGGACGGGTTGCCCATCCCCATATCGATCACGTCATTCCCGGCGACTCGCTTATCGTACAGCAAAGCGTTGATCCGCCCGAACATGTACGGGGGCAGACGATAAACGCGCTGAGCGAACTGAACCTCGAATGGAGGATCTTGGTGGTCGTCGTTGGATTGAGCGGAATCAGACATGGGGGTCGTATTTCAGCAAAGTGGAGGGAAGTTAAATTTACCAGAATTCAAGCCACGTTCCGGTGCGCCTATTCTAAAATCGGCGAACCCAGAAGCCAAGGCGAGACGGTCGCTTAGAACGTATCGACCGTTCAGTTTGGACAGTCTCGTGCAAAATGAGTTCACTTAGGAGCCTCAAGAATCGTCTTGGGAAGGAAACTGCCGTGGAAAACTACTCAGTCAAACTGTCTTGGGAGCGAGGCGAAGACGATTTCCTGGATAAAAAGTATCATCGGGCGCACACATGGTCGTTTGATGGCGGTGCGACCGTTGCTGCTTCCTCGTCACCGAATGTCTTGCCACCGCCGATGTCAGATCCAACGGGTGTTGATCCTGAAGAAGCGTTTGTTGCTGCGATCGCGAGTTGCCACATGCTTTGGTTTTTGGCCATTGCTGCGAAGCACCGCTGGATAGTGGATAGTTACGAGGATCAGCCGGTAGGAACAATGGACAAAAACGATCAGGGAAAAACGGCCGTTGCCGTTGTAACGCTGCGACCGAAGGTCGTTTTCGTTGGAGAGCATCAGCCAACCGAGTATGAGGTAGAGACGCTGCATCATGAAGCGCACGGGCTTTGTTTTATTGCTAATTCCGTTAAATCGGAAATTCGAATCGAACCACGAGGCTAATTGCCGGCTCTTGTTCGATTGATTTTCGTGCCCCTCAAGAACACGAAAAAAGGCGGCTCTGATGAGCCGCCTCTTCACGAATGATTCCCCCAACGTCTGCCTTCCCAGGGAAAGCAGATTGCCCGTTGGTTATTTTCGTTGTTCCATCTGCTGACGAACGGCTGCTTCGTACGCTTTACCAGCTTGCGTGGTATTGGCGAGGAAGTTGTCGATCTGAGCGTTTTCACGAAGGCGGTCGAATTCTTCGGCCATCGCCAAACGCAGTTTCTTTTCATGGAGTTCCTTGACCAATTCATCGCGGACGTCTTCCACGTTGTTGATCAATGGTTTGGTGCGACCGAGGCTGTACAGAATAATGTACTGATTGCCAGTTGCGACGATTCCGGAGATTTCGCCCGGCTGTAAACGGAATGCTTCGTTCTCGATAGTCGGTTGTCCGCCATGCTGACGAATTGGAGGTACCTGACCGTCGTTGTTCTTCGAGACAGGTTCGATCGAGTATTGGCGAGCCAGTTCACCGAAGAATTGTTCCGTCGGGTTTCGGCGAGCCATTTCCCAAACCTCTTGAGCACGTCGTTGGCTGTCGAGGACGATGGCGAGTACTTGGGCTCGTTCGCCATAGTTCGCGGAGAAACCCTTTTGGATGTCTTCTTCGCTGATCTGTACTTTGTTGTCGACCAGTTTCTTTAAAGCAACGGTTGGCCAGACAGCATCGCGAACATAAAGCTCGACGGAAACACCTTGTTCTTCGGTGACTTGCTTCAGCCATGCTTCCATGTCGGGCTTACCTTCCTTGGTAAGGAAGCCGAACGAGTCGGCGGCACGAATGATTTCGGCCTCTAAGTCGGCTTCGCTGACGGAAAGACGGCGACGCGTCAACTCTTGCTGAAGGATCTTGCGATTGATTTCGCCATCAAGCACTTCCGTACCATGTCGGCTAATGCATTCTTCTTTCAGCTCTTGCAAACTGACTGGCTGGCCATTGAGCGTGGCAGCAACCCCAGGCATTTGGGAAGACTTGGCCGGATCGTTGAACACATTGACGATTTGAGCGCTCGCCTGCAGCTTTTCGTAGATTTCGCCGGCAGAGTCACGCATTTTGCGTTCGCGAACAAGATCAGACAATCGCTGACGAATGCCAGGCAGGCTTTGAGCTGGGATCTGATCGGCTGGCAGGTGGTCTTCGCACTTGAAGATCAGGTACTGACCGGCGACGAACAGAACAGGAGAGATCTCTCCTGGCTTCATGCTGAAGACCATCTCTTCAATTTCAGCGTTGCCCACGTGCTTACGAACCGGTGGGATCAAGCCACGTGCCGCTGCACTATTGACGTCTTGCGAGTAATCCTTGGCCATGTCGGCAAACGAATCTGGCTTCGCTGCGGCTTTGGCTCGAAGCTCTTCGGCCAGACCACGTTCGTTCAGCGAGATCATGCGAACTTTGACCTTTGGGCCGTAGTTCTTTTCCATTTCGACTTGAACTTCCGCGTCGGTCACTTCCAGTTGGCCGGCAGCCAGCTTTCGCAGGGCAAGCGTTGGCCAGATGATTTCGCGACGATATTGGCCGGGAGTAACGTTGCGTTCTTCTTGAAGAAGCCCCAACCAGCGATCGACCGAAAGACCGAACTTCTTGGCGATGCCGTTGATTTCGTTATCGATGTCAGCTTCGGTGATCTGAATACCCTGCTGTTGGCAAGCCATCGAGATCAGGTGACGGTTAAGCAAGCTTTCGAGAACGTCTTCCCCATGGCGTCGAAGTGTTTCTTCGCCAAGTGCATCACGTGTGATCGGTTCGCGATTGACAACCGCAACGGTTTGGATTTTTTGGGAGGTTCGCTTGGGGGCAGCCACTTCTTCGGCAGGAGCTGCCAATGGACCTGAGGCCGCTTGACGCTGAGGGGCTGCCTGTCGTTGGACAGGAGCTTGGGCTTCCGCTTGTTGCGGACCTCCGGCGATTTGTCGCCATGCGACGACGCCACCAATCAAAACAACAAATCCGACGGCTGCCAAAACCCAGGACTTACCCAGGGGAAGTCGGCGAGTAGCATCCTTGCCAGTCATTCCGCTTGCTCCAAAAATTTTTTGCAAGATTTTCTCAAGGAGAGATGTTCGAAGTACCGATACCATTAGGTTCGGGCAGCGGAATATACGAGGGATGCTAGAACCGGGTCAAGATCGATTTGAAAGCGTGACTACCAACGCTAATGGAATAGCGAAATGCGGTGCTAGCAAAAAAACAGGCGGTGCATCCGTTGGGAGTACACCGCCTGTATGTGGATATAGTTAGGCCGACTGAGACGCAAGTCTAGTCTTCCATCACTTCCTTCTCTTTGGTTTTCGCGAGCTCGTTGACCTGATCTTCGTACTTCTTGGTCAACTCTTGGACGCTGTCCTTGATGTCATCGCGAATGTCTTCGCTGATGGTCTTATCTTTTTCGGAAGTGTCCGCGGCTTTGTTGGCATCGCGTCGAATGTTGCGAATCGAAACGCGAGACTCTTCAGCGAGCTCTTTGATACGCGAAACGAGCTTCTTGCGAACTTCCGTGGACAGTGGCGGAACGTTTAAACGAATAACACGTCCGTCACTTTGGGGAGCCATCCCCAGATCGCTGGCAACAATGGCCTTTTCGATATCCTTGATAGCACTGGTATCGTAAGGGCGAATCAGCAGTTGACTTGGTTCGGGAACACTGACCGAAGCGATTTGCTTAATTGGCTGAAGCGATCCATAAACTTCGACTCGAAGTGAGTCGACGAGACCAGGCGTTGCACGTCCAGTACGAACGCCGCTAAGGCCGTTCTTGAGGACGTCGATCGCTTTTTCCATACGCTGCGTAGCGTCATCCGTAATTTGATCCGCGTTCATCTTTGGTAACCTTTATCGCAGGAATGATCCTCGCTAACTAACGGTTGAGGCGTAAGTTGGCCTCCGAGAATAACCTACACCACCAGTGACGGCGTGAAAAGATAACGCCCCGTTTGGCTAGACCTGCTTCGCGAGATTGCCCACTTCGTTACTAGTGAGATCGGGACTGGCTGCCTGAAGTGTTTCTAGGAACACGTTTCGGTCACTTGGTGAAATCAGCACCGCTGGCGGGAAAAGCCCAAACCATTTGTGACTTTGGCTTTTCTGATAACGAATAAACACCGCTTCTTTCGATAACGCAAAGCGGAGATGTGGCCCTCCCATGAGCAGCCACAGGCTCGAAGTCTTCTCGGCTTTAGTAATTTGATATATAGGAATCCGCCACCAAAACGGACCGCACTGAA is a window of Bremerella sp. TYQ1 DNA encoding:
- the ppdK gene encoding pyruvate, phosphate dikinase, giving the protein MVYYFGKTKTEGKGIGKDILGGKGLNLAEMTAIGLPVPPGMTITTQVCADYYKGGQKLPKGLMDEVHDAIASLEKELKKKFGDNKNPLLMSVRSGAAVSMPGMMNTILNLGLTDESVVGLANATNNERFAYDAYRRLIDMFGDVVMEVDREHFEEAFSAIKKKYKAKLDNEVPAEGLIELCNEYKAIYQKYTGEDFPQDPMKQLELAVEAVFKSWNTTRAVRYREVEGIRGLLGTAVNVQSMAYGNMGQDSGTGVAFTRNPSTGENKFYGEFLIDAQGEDVVAGIRTPQPVEEMSKWNKAVYKQLLEIKDTLEAHYKDVQDIEFTIEKGDLFMLQTRTGKRTGAAAVKIACDMVKEKLIDEETALLRIPANDLTQLLLPSFTAESKKNANVLTRGLPASPGAAVGALAFTAEEAVERTHAGENVILCRKETSPEDIDGMHSAVGILTSTGGMTSHAAVVARGWGRCCVAGAGEIEIDEKARKIKVGGKTFKHSDIISIDGSTGDVMAGEVETSEPKLSGDFAKVMKWADKYRTLGVRTNADTPADSQRARDFGAEGIGLCRTEHMFFEEDRITSMREMILAESEEDRRAALAKLLPFQREDFVGIFTAMKNLPVTVRLLDPPLHEFLPHDAKAQKEMASLIGVSPAKVKSRVAALHESNPMLGHRGCRLSVTYPEILEMQVTAIVEAAIECKKKRINAKPEIMIPLVGTSAELALLREKTEETIEKTKEAQGYKGELEILIGTMIEIPRAALTADEVSEHAEFFSFGTNDLTQMTFGYSRDDVNTFLPDYTRLEILPTDPFQSLDTSGVGQLVEMGVTKGRKGRKGLKCGICGEHGGDPASINFCHTVGLDYVSCSPFRVPIARLAAAQAAIRNAK
- a CDS encoding CPBP family intramembrane glutamic endopeptidase, yielding MYLDSKQQIDVFDDEDDYDYEDPVGPEMTARERAEGFIRTAVLFESALAFVAVGLGWLVGVAPWISTSWDTGTAAAIFASIGTGALATLPLLAAFMWLQYAEIDSLNELQEFMDRQIVPLFREATLLELGLISLAAGLGEEALFRGVIQTYLQQLMGADAGPAVPILLTSLLFGVVHYVSREYFIITAIMGAYLGIWFYYTGDIIVPIVIHTLYDWFALAYLKKMAPEMEAESDEA
- the carA gene encoding glutamine-hydrolyzing carbamoyl-phosphate synthase small subunit, whose product is MTQPAKLALEDGSVFTGQAFGAIGEVTGEACFNTSMTGYQEILTDPSYRGQILTMTYPQIGNYGVNAEDMESAKIHMAGFIVREASRVVSNFRSEGSLDEFLKKNNVVGMSDIDTRALVRRLRTQGSMKAVLSSVDLDDASLVEKAKASAGLVGRNLVQEVLPEQQKMWEEDLSPWIKMGDKTRAEGSRKDQDLHVVALDYGMKWNIPRHLRDLGCKVTVLPGTASAEEVLSHDPDGIFLSNGPGDPEPLTGPVETIQGLLGKKPIFGICLGHQLLSLACGAKTFKLKFGHRGANQPVLDIGTDKVEITSQNHGFAVEEESLPDCLEITHRNLNDNTVAGVKHKELPAFSVQYHPEASAGPHDSEYLFNRFRNAMDENKGAAAV
- a CDS encoding aminotransferase class I/II-fold pyridoxal phosphate-dependent enzyme, with translation MSDSAQSNDDHQDPPFEVQFAQRVYRLPPYMFGRINALLYDKRVAGNDVIDMGMGNPSDPPADYVMEKMCEAVKDVRNHGYSKSNGIRNLRREVSAKYLKKYGVRLDPESEVMVCLGSKEGFSHMCLAMMGPGDTAIVPAPYFPVHTYAVALASGNVISLDVADSEKFLSNIAYTCEHLYPKPKLLIICYPHNPSTVTVEPEFFVDVVKIAKKYGLMVISDFAYADVAFDGYKPPSFLSAPGASDVGVEFTTMSKGYNMAGWRVGYCAGNREMIRGLGTIKGYYDYGMFQAIQIASIIALREGDAAVEAQSQIYQGRRDALVDGLNRLGWDVTPPRAGMFVWAKIPDEWQKRMSTMDFAMMLLEKGDVAVSPGSGFGPSGEGYLRLSLVENENRLRQAVRQIKGCLKEAESESVTA
- a CDS encoding OsmC family protein yields the protein MENYSVKLSWERGEDDFLDKKYHRAHTWSFDGGATVAASSSPNVLPPPMSDPTGVDPEEAFVAAIASCHMLWFLAIAAKHRWIVDSYEDQPVGTMDKNDQGKTAVAVVTLRPKVVFVGEHQPTEYEVETLHHEAHGLCFIANSVKSEIRIEPRG
- a CDS encoding peptidylprolyl isomerase, which translates into the protein MTGKDATRRLPLGKSWVLAAVGFVVLIGGVVAWRQIAGGPQQAEAQAPVQRQAAPQRQAASGPLAAPAEEVAAPKRTSQKIQTVAVVNREPITRDALGEETLRRHGEDVLESLLNRHLISMACQQQGIQITEADIDNEINGIAKKFGLSVDRWLGLLQEERNVTPGQYRREIIWPTLALRKLAAGQLEVTDAEVQVEMEKNYGPKVKVRMISLNERGLAEELRAKAAAKPDSFADMAKDYSQDVNSAAARGLIPPVRKHVGNAEIEEMVFSMKPGEISPVLFVAGQYLIFKCEDHLPADQIPAQSLPGIRQRLSDLVRERKMRDSAGEIYEKLQASAQIVNVFNDPAKSSQMPGVAATLNGQPVSLQELKEECISRHGTEVLDGEINRKILQQELTRRRLSVSEADLEAEIIRAADSFGFLTKEGKPDMEAWLKQVTEEQGVSVELYVRDAVWPTVALKKLVDNKVQISEEDIQKGFSANYGERAQVLAIVLDSQRRAQEVWEMARRNPTEQFFGELARQYSIEPVSKNNDGQVPPIRQHGGQPTIENEAFRLQPGEISGIVATGNQYIILYSLGRTKPLINNVEDVRDELVKELHEKKLRLAMAEEFDRLRENAQIDNFLANTTQAGKAYEAAVRQQMEQRK
- the frr gene encoding ribosome recycling factor, with protein sequence MNADQITDDATQRMEKAIDVLKNGLSGVRTGRATPGLVDSLRVEVYGSLQPIKQIASVSVPEPSQLLIRPYDTSAIKDIEKAIVASDLGMAPQSDGRVIRLNVPPLSTEVRKKLVSRIKELAEESRVSIRNIRRDANKAADTSEKDKTISEDIRDDIKDSVQELTKKYEDQVNELAKTKEKEVMED
- a CDS encoding PH domain-containing protein, which produces MIRMIKTTRFPAQVDLGISVLLAGMAIASFGLGLVSAFIPGSPYFAIVLLLLTGVLIQSIWMRTFYEITETHLRVQCGPFWWRIPIYQITKAEKTSSLWLLMGGPHLRFALSKEAVFIRYQKSQSHKWFGLFPPAVLISPSDRNVFLETLQAASPDLTSNEVGNLAKQV